Within the Micromonospora citrea genome, the region CCCGCACCTCGCGGTGTGACGCCGCACACGGGGTGCCTCCCGCGGGCGGCGTCACGACGAGGGACGCCTCAGATCGCCGGGATCTCGTCCGCCAGGGCCAGCCACGATTCCTCGGTCCGCTCCCGCTCGGCCCGCAGCTCCCTGAGCTGGGCGTCGAGTTCGGCGACCTTGGCGTAGTCCGTGGCGTGCGCGGCGAGCTGGTCGAGCAGGCCCGCCTCCTTCTGCTCCAGCTTGGCGACCTGCCGTTCCAGCCGGGCCAGTTCCTTGCGCGCCTGCCGCGCCTCGGCGGCCGACATGCCGGCCGGGGCGGGCGTGCCGGCGGCGGTCGGGGCCGCCGCGGTCGGGGCCGGTCCGGGCCGGCCGGCGGCGCGGGCGAGGTACTCGTCGACGCCGCCGGGCAGGTGCACGAGGCGCCCGTCGCCGAACATCCCGTACGCGACGTCGGTGACCCGCTCGATGAGGTAGCGGTCGTGGCTGGCGACGACGACGGTGCCGGGCCAGGAGTCGAGCAGGTCCTCCAGGGCGGCGAGGGTGTCGGTGTCGAGGTCGTTGGTGGGCTCGTCGAACAGCAGCACGTTCGGCTCGCCGGCGAGCAGCCGGAGCATCTGCAACCGCCGGCGCTCGCCTCCGGAGAGGTCGCTGACCGGGGTCCAGAGCCGCCGGTCGTCGAAGCCGAAGACCTCGGCGAGCTGGGCGGCGGAGACCTCCCGGTCGCCGAGCTGCACCCGGCGGGCGACCTCCTCGACCGCTTCGAGCACGCGCAGGTGGCCGGGCAGCTCGGCCAGTTCCTGGGAGAGGAAGGCCGGCCGGACGGTCGAGCCGGTGGCGAGGCGCCCGCCGTCGGGGCGGGTCACGCCGGCGAGCATCCGCAGCAGGGTGGTCTTGCCGGCCCCGTTGCGGCCCAGGATGGCGATCCGGTCGCCGGGGCCGACCTGCCAGGTGACGTCGTGCAGGATCTCCTTCGGGCCGGCGTGCAGGGTGACGTTCTCCAGGTCGTACACCTGCTTGCCGAGCCGGGCGGTGGCGAGCCGTTGCAGCGACATGGTGTCGCGCGGCGGCGGGACGTCGGCGATGAGCGCGTTGGCCGCCTCGATGCGGAACCGCGGCTTGGAGGTGCGGGCGGGCGGGCCGCGGCGCAGCCAGGCGATCTCCTTGCGGAGCAGGTTCTGCCGGCGGGCCTCGGTGGCCGCGGCGACCCGCTCGCGCTCGGCGCGGGCGAGGGTCCACGCGGCGAAGCCGCCCTCGTACGCCCGGACGGTCTGGTCGGCGACCTCCCAGGTGGTGGTGCAGACGGCGTCGAGGAACCACCGGTCGTGGGTGACCACGACGAGCGCGCCCTTGCGTCCGACGAGGTGCTTCGCCAGCCAGTCGACGCCGCCGACGTCGAGGTGGTTGGTGGGCTCGTCGAGGATGAGCAGGTCGGACTCGCGGACCAGCAGCGCCGCCAGGGCGACCCGGCGTCGCTCGCCGCCGGACATCGGGCCGACGGGCTGGTCGAGGCCGAGGTGGGGCATGCCGAGGCCGTCGAGGATGGCGCGCACGCCGGCGTCGCCCGCCCACTCGTGCTCGGCGCCCATGCTCTCGCCGAGCCAGGCGGTGCCGAGCACCACGTCGCGGACGGTGGCGTCGGGGGCGAGCGTCAGGCTCTGCGGCAGCCAGGCGACCCGCAGGTCGCGGCGGTGGGTGACCCGCCCGTCGTCCGGTTCCTCCTGCTTGGTGAGCAGCCGCAGGAGGGTGGACTTGCCGGCGCCGTTGAGGCCGACGACGCCGATCCGGTCGGCGTCGTCGAGGCCGAGCGAGACGTCGGTGAGCAGCGCGCCGGCGGCGCCGTAGCCCTTGGACACCCGGTCCAGGTTGACGATGTTGGCCACGACCTCACCTCCCATGATCAAGGCGTCCCCGTGCCGGTCGGCACCTGGGACGCCTGAGCCTCCCAGGGTACGCGGACGTCGGGGCCCGCCCCGGCCGGCGTCGGGCCCGCGCGGGTCGACCGGCGGGGCGGCCGGCTTGTTCCAGGTCAGGCGGTCGCCGGAGCGCCGGCGGTCAGACGATGCGGGCGCCGGCGACCGGGCCGTGGGCGGTGCGCGCCTGGCGGCACACCCCGGCGGACTCCAGTTCGGCGGCGATCCGCTCGGCGTCGGCGGCGTCCGTCGCGAGGAAGACGCAGGTCGGCCCCGACCCGGAGACGATGCCGGCGAG harbors:
- a CDS encoding ABC-F family ATP-binding cassette domain-containing protein → MANIVNLDRVSKGYGAAGALLTDVSLGLDDADRIGVVGLNGAGKSTLLRLLTKQEEPDDGRVTHRRDLRVAWLPQSLTLAPDATVRDVVLGTAWLGESMGAEHEWAGDAGVRAILDGLGMPHLGLDQPVGPMSGGERRRVALAALLVRESDLLILDEPTNHLDVGGVDWLAKHLVGRKGALVVVTHDRWFLDAVCTTTWEVADQTVRAYEGGFAAWTLARAERERVAAATEARRQNLLRKEIAWLRRGPPARTSKPRFRIEAANALIADVPPPRDTMSLQRLATARLGKQVYDLENVTLHAGPKEILHDVTWQVGPGDRIAILGRNGAGKTTLLRMLAGVTRPDGGRLATGSTVRPAFLSQELAELPGHLRVLEAVEEVARRVQLGDREVSAAQLAEVFGFDDRRLWTPVSDLSGGERRRLQMLRLLAGEPNVLLFDEPTNDLDTDTLAALEDLLDSWPGTVVVASHDRYLIERVTDVAYGMFGDGRLVHLPGGVDEYLARAAGRPGPAPTAAAPTAAGTPAPAGMSAAEARQARKELARLERQVAKLEQKEAGLLDQLAAHATDYAKVAELDAQLRELRAERERTEESWLALADEIPAI